A window of the Brachyhypopomus gauderio isolate BG-103 chromosome 14, BGAUD_0.2, whole genome shotgun sequence genome harbors these coding sequences:
- the rab1ba gene encoding zRAB1B, member RAS oncogene family a, whose amino-acid sequence MNPEYDYLFKLLLIGDSGVGKSCLLLRFADDTYTESYISTIGVDFKIRTIELDGKTIKLQIWDTAGQERFRTITSSYYRGAHGIIVVYDVTDQESYNNVKQWLQEIDRYASENVNKLLVGNKCDLTTKKVVDYTTAKEFADSLAIPFLETSAKNATNVEQAFMTMAAEIKKRMGPGATAGGDKPNLKIDSTPVRPSGGGCC is encoded by the exons TGACTACCTGTTCAAGCTGCTCCTAATTGGCGACTCTGGAGTGGGGAAGTCTTGTCTTCTGTTGAGATTTGCA GATGACACGTACACAGAGAGCTACATCAGCACCATAGGGGTGGACTTCAAGATTCGCACTATTGAACTGGATGGCAAGACCATTAAGCTTCAGATT tggGATACTGCCGGGCAGGAAAGGTTTCGCACCATCACTTCCAGTTACTACAGGGGAGCCCATGGCATCATTGTGGTCTATGATGTCACAGATCAG gagtCTTATAACAATGTGAAGCAGTGGCTACAGGAGATTGACCGCTACGCCAGTGAAAATGTCAACAAGTTGCTGGTTGGGAACAAGTGTGACCTCACCACCAAGAAAGTAGTGGACTACACAACAGCCAAG GAGTTTGCTGACTCCCTTGCCATCCCCTTCCTGGAGACGAGTGCTAAGAACGCCACCAACGTGGAGCAAGCCTTCATGACCATGGCCGCTGAGATTAAGAAGCGCATGGGCCCAGGAGCCACGGCTGGAGGCGACAAGCCCAACCTGAAGATCGATAGCACTCCAGTCCGACCATCGGGTGGAGGCTGCTGTTGA